In one Rhinopithecus roxellana isolate Shanxi Qingling chromosome 1, ASM756505v1, whole genome shotgun sequence genomic region, the following are encoded:
- the ZNF639 gene encoding zinc finger protein 639: protein MNEYPKKRKRKTLHPSRYSDSSGISRIADGFNGIFSDHCYSVCSMRQPDLKYFDNKDDDSDTETSNDLPKFADGIKARNRNQNYLVPSPVLRILDHTAFSTEKSADIEICDEECDSPESVNQQTQEESPIEVHTAEDVPIAVEVHAISEDYDIETENNSSESLQDQTDEEPPAKLCKILDKSQALNVTAQQKWPLLRANSSGLYKCELCEFNSKYFSDLKQHMILKHKRTDSNVCRVCKESFSTNMLLIEHAKLHEEDPYICKYCDYKTVIFENLSQHIADTHFSDHLYWCEQCDVQFSSSSELYLHFQEHSCDEQYLCQFCEHETNDPEDLHSHVVNEHACKLIELSDKYNNGEHGQYSLLSKITFDKCKNFFVCQVCGFRSRLHTNVNRHVAIEHTKIFPHVCDDCGKGFSSMLEYCKHLNSHLSEGIYLCQYCEYSTGQIEDLKIHLDFKHSADLPHKCSDCLMRFGNERELVSHLPVHETT from the exons ATGAATGAGtatcctaaaaaaagaaaaaggaagactcTACACCCTTCTCGTTATTCAG ATTCCTCTGGAATAAGCAGAATTGCAGATGGATTCAATGGAATTTTCTCTGATCATTGTTACAGTGTCTGTTCTATGAGACAgccagatttaaaatattttgacaacAAAG atgatgaTTCTGATACCGAGACATCAAATGACTTGCCAAAATTTGCAGATGGAATCAAGGCCAGAAACAGAAATCAGAACTACCTGGTTCCCAGTCCTGTACTTAGAATTCTAGACCACACTGCCTTTTCTACAG aAAAATCTGCTGATATTGAAATTTGTGATGAAGAGTGTGACTCACCTGAATCAGTCAACCAGCAGACCCAAGAGGAGAGTCCTATAGAAGTTCACACTGCTGAAGATGTTCCAATTGCTGTAGAAGTGCATGCGATTTCTGAGGATTAtgatatagagacagaaaacaattcCTCTGAGAGTCTCCAAGACCAAACTGATGAAGAACCACCAGCTAAACTTTGTAAAATTCTTGACAAGAGCCAAGCTTTGAATGTGACTGCCCAGCAGAAATGGCCTTTACTGAGAGCTAATAGCAGTGGCCTGTATAAATGTGAACTTTGTGAGTTtaacagcaaatatttttctgACTTAAAGCAGCATATGATCCTGAAGCATAAACGTACTGATTCAAATGTGTGTCGAGTATGCAAGGAAAGTTTCTCTACTAATATGCTTCTGATAGAACATGCCAAACTACATGAAGAGGATCCCTACATTTGTAAATACTGTGATTATAAGACAGTAATTTTTGAGAACCTCAGCCAGCACATTGCAGACACCCATTTTAGTGATCACCTCTATTGGTGTGAACAGTGTGATGTACAGTTCTCCTCAAGCAGTGAACTCTACCTACATTTCCAGGAGCACAGCTGTGATGAACAGTACTTGTGTCAGTTCTGTGAACATGAAACTAATGATCCAGAAGACTTGCATAGCCATGTGGTAAATGAGCATGCATGTAAATTAATAGAGTTAAGTGATAAGTATAACAATGGAGAACATGGACAGTATAGCCTCTTAAGCAAAATTACCTTTGACAAATGTAAAAATTTCTTTGTATGTCAAGTATGTGGTTTTCGGAGTAGACTTCATACAAATGTTAACAGGCATGTTGCTATTGAACATACTAAAATTTTTCCTCATGTTTGTGATGACTGTGGGAAAGGCTTTTCAAGTATGCTAGAATATTGCAAGcatttaaattcacatttatCTGAAGGGATTTATTTATGTCAATATTGTGAATATTCAACAGGACAAATTGAAGATCTTAAAATTCATCTAGACTTCAAGCATTCAGCTGACTTACCTCATAAATGTAGTGACTGCTTGATGAGGTTTGGAAACGAAAGGGAATTAGTAAGTCACCTTCCAGTCCATGAGACAACGTGA